Proteins from a genomic interval of Debaryomyces hansenii CBS767 chromosome E complete sequence:
- a CDS encoding DEHA2E11462p (similar to ca|CA2536|IPF20107 Candida albicans IPF20107 unknown function), whose product MSVATQNEREFASKFLQLLGLSADSKSDQFYSTADYHKLSSLGPTLPKVQVALPKGESSQANTTENTAEVSLKSIKPPFKFSTQLTNVPVSHTVYKVKSDLIDSLPLLKDANIKPTHLKLLVKGKVIPDTSSLTSLVNEDKTISFMCMVSQPTTESDVTADPTDDKIDEVTPSSVKSDTLIVSESTWSKIYGVLIEDLGSEESANQALTKLKSGFN is encoded by the coding sequence ATGTCTGTTGCAACTCAGAATGAAAGAGAATTTGCTTCTAAGTTCTTACAACTCCTTGGTTTATCAGCAGACTCTAAGTCTGatcaattttattcgaCAGCAGATTATCATAAGTTGTCCTCTTTAGGTCCAACTTTACCTAAAGTTCAAGTTGCTTTACCAAAAGGCGAATCATCTCAAGCTAATACAACCGAAAATACCGCTGAAGTATCTTTGAAGTCTATTAAACCTCCATTCAAGTTTTCTACACAATTGACAAATGTACCTGTTTCTCACACAGTTTATAAGGTCAAATCTGATTTGATTGACTCATTGCCGTTATTAAAAGATGCTAATATAAAGCCTACTCATTTGAAGTTATTAGTAAAGGGTAAGGTCATCCCAGACACATCATCGTTGACTTCTTTAgttaatgaagataaaacTATATCGTTCATGTGTATGGTAAGTCAGCCAACAACCGAATCAGATGTTACGGCAGATCCTACAGATGACAAGATTGATGAAGTTACGCCATCCAGTGTTAAATCTGACACATTAATCGTATCAGAAAGCACCTGGTCTAAGATATATGGGGTTTTGATAGAAGACCTTGGCAGCGAAGAACTGGCAAACCAAGCTTTAACGAAATTGAAAAGCGgatttaattga
- a CDS encoding DEHA2E11418p (similar to uniprot|P48566 Saccharomyces cerevisiae YNL293W MSB3 GTPase-activating protein for Sec4p and several other Rab GTPases) has translation MVSAGENGRKYVSTLDPSVKVQGTNDLLSTPKANHQRSDSSYSNNYSLLDIYEMESPHIGSPEVKDDGFIDRTMVNSNGDETMESVNDDTIEIQDDDIGCRESYVKPTINANVEDLLHSQFDRYGFKKASTHHNITKEAYDQWFRDYSQYTLKRKKKWHFLMKSNGLGLDSDEACPTRFPPKSDKVKKMVRKGIPAEWRGNAWFFYAGGHERLNKHIGVYEQIVRDTKDIHNKDIEVVERDLNRTFPDNIYFNDVIRNRPSSTSVNNTSTETHMIKSLRRVLVAFAHYQPQIGYCQSLNFLAGLLLLFMEEERAFWLLVILTERIIPKVHSANLEGVHTDQGVLMLCIKEYIPQLWSILGKNFEGETLSEDKILSRLPPVTLVTSSWFMSVFVGILPIESTLRVWDILWYEGSKTIFRMSLTICKMCLDNPHFQNTKIEGGGGSEMEQIELFQFMQNFPKTILDSNILIDNCFKKIGGYGFGSLSQDEINKCREFVSKQRAKLNSKKSSVTAEMSEEERKVLISTGTPFDYGDNDIHDVYGFNRSIMSGVTWNKNISNKMKKKFSRKSK, from the coding sequence ATGGTATCAGCTGGTGAGAATGGTAGAAAGTATGTTTCAACGTTGGATCCATCAGTAAAAGTACAAGGTACAAACGATTTATTGTCAACTCCTAAGGCAAATCATCAGCGCTCAGActcatcatattcaaacAATTATTCACTTCTAGATATTTATGAAATGGAATCTCCACATATCGGATCGCCAGAAGTTAAAGATGACGGATTCATAGATAGAACCATGGTTAATTCAAATGGGGATGAAACGATGGAATCAGTAAATGACGATACGATTGAGATACAGGACGACGATATTGGATGCCGTGAAAGCTACGTGAAGCCAACTATAAACGCTAATGTAGAGGATCTTTTGCATTCACAATTTGATAGATACGGATTTAAGAAGGCGTCGACGCATCACAATATAACCAAAGAGGCATATGATCAGTGGTTTAGAGATTACTCGCAATACACCCttaaaagaaagaaaaaatggcattttttgatgaaaagcAACGGGTTGGGACTCGACTCAGATGAAGCATGCCCCACTCGTTTTCCACCAAAGTCTGATAAGGTTAAAAAAATGGTTCGAAAAGGTATACCTGCGGAATGGAGAGGTAATGCGTGGTTCTTTTATGCTGGTGGACATGAAAGGCTTAATAAGCATATAGGAGTCTATGAACAAATAGTACGCGATACGAAAGATATACATAACAAAGACATTGAAGTTGTTGAACGTGATTTAAATAGGACATTTCCTGACAACATCTATTTTAACGACGTGATACGGAATCGCCCTTCTAGCACGTCTGTCAATAACACCTCTACCGAAACACATATGATAAAATCGTTACGTCGAGTTCTTGTGGCATTTGCACATTACCAGCCGCAAATTGGATACTGCCAATCTCTCAACTTTTTGGCTGGGTTATTGTTACTTTTCATGGAAGAAGAACGGGCATTCTGGCTATTGGTTATCTTGACCGAACGGATTATTCCAAAGGTGCACTCAGCGAACTTAGAAGGTGTACATACTGATCAGGGTGTTTTGATGCTTTGCATAAAAGAGTATATTCCGCAATTGTGGTCCATATTGGGAAAGAATTTTGAAGGTGAGACATTATcagaagataaaatattgtcCAGATTACCGCCTGTGACATTGGTGACTTCCTCATGGTTCATGTCAGTTTTTGTTGGCATACTACCAATAGAGTCGACCTTGCGTGTATGGGATATTTTGTGGTACGAGGGGTCCAAAACCATATTCAGAATGTCATTGACTATTTGTAAGATGTGTTTGGATAATCCTCACTTTCAGAACACCAAGATAGAAGGAGGCGGTGGTTCTGAGATGGAACAAATagaattgtttcaatttatGCAAAACTTTCCAAAAACCATCCTTGACTCAAATATACTTATAGATAATTgtttcaagaaaattggTGGGTATGGATTTGGCTCATTATCTCAGGACGAGATTAACAAATGTAGGGAATTTGTTTCCAAGCAGAGAGCAAAATTAAATAGTAAGAAGAGCAGTGTTACGGCAGAGATGAGCGAAGAAGAAAGGAAAGTATTAATTTCCACAGGTACTCCGTTTGACTACggtgataatgatattcaCGATGTTTATGGATTTAATAGATCAATTATGAGCGGTGTTACTTGGAATAAGAATATTAGTaacaaaatgaagaaaaaatttAGCAGAAAATCTAAATAG
- a CDS encoding DEHA2E11506p (similar to uniprot|P12945 Saccharomyces cerevisiae YDL040C NAT1 Subunit of the N-terminal acetyltransferase NatA (Nat1p Ard1p Nat5p)) produces the protein MFKPMSTLCPEYQVSLQQESEVEDMVVKRGPILANKEDSNFNEALKLYESKQYKKALKLVEQTLKKNSNHAESLGLKGCIYHFNGNKTEAEQYIVKAVSKAPENYLVDHLAGIYYRAVDNHREAAKWFKAAIDNGSPNKQILRDLSVMQVQIRDFKNLKESRQAYLESQPGYRANWTGVAVALHLNKNYAGAVSTLSKIEGIIKEHLQESDMYEHSECVLYKNSIIGESGNFEKALEILDKDENEIKDKLSFMEYRAKYLVLLNRKKEASVIYRQLLQRNPDNVEYYILLETALGTSGQSPDIRLKLYEKLAKFYPRSDPPKFLPLTFLPASHPSFVVKAKEYILTQLQRGVPATFVNVKPLYKNKEKLAVIQEFVLDFFQNEAPKLIPTITVWTMYFLAQHYLYLNDLLSAEKYIDQALVHSPTLVELYIVKGRVLKHLRRFEEASDVMEEGRKLDLQDRFINSKATKYLLRANKVDEAISCISLFTKLDEDAVNGCKDLHLMQVNWVLTESAEAYSRLYHQYEAQLAKIDKSDTDEETLAAESELIDKIELYKGLALKRYRAVIRIFKIFYADQFDFHSYCLRRGTPRDYIETLKWEDNIHSTPIYSRVLKGLSQIYFELYQQQQDQKLQNGQDSNEDIKFKKNNKKQKKAKAQNMKKKEDLISRVESEKNDRDPLGSQLLHELLTDSNGKLLDNLFEMVKPLTEEAKNNRLTWELAFDLYCKEGKYILAMQAIKNLNKILDPYNEKKLRQIGEMVVNLSHASTVDSTANAAIAKVVGKGLSSAFPEFSELDKEGFLKVYSN, from the coding sequence ATGTTCAAACCTATGTCAACATTATGTCCAGAATATCAAGTCAGTTTACAGCAAGAAAGTGAAGTAGAGGACATGGTTGTTAAACGTGGCCCTATCCTTGCAAACAAGGAAGattctaatttcaatgaagCATTGAAGCTATATGAAAGTAAGCAATATAAAAAGGCGTTGAAGCTCGTTGAACAAACGTTGAAGAAAAACTCGAATCATGCGGAGTCGTTAGGGTTAAAAGGGTGTATTTATCACTTCAATGGTAACAAGACGGAGGCCGAACAGTATATTGTGAAGGCTGTCAGCAAGGCCCCAGAGAACTATCTTGTTGATCATCTTGCGGGAATCTACTACAGGGCAGTCGATAACCACAGAGAAGCCGCAAAGTGGTTCAAGGCAGCAATTGATAACGGGTCGCCGAATAAGCAGATCTTGAGAGATTTGTCGGTAATGCAGGTACAGATCAGAGACtttaagaatttgaaggaGTCGAGACAGGCGTATTTGGAGAGCCAACCGGGATACAGGGCTAATTGGACGGGGGTGGCCGTTGCGCTCCACttgaacaagaattatGCGGGAGCGGTATCGACTTTGTCGAAGATTGAAGGTATCATCAAGGAACACTTGCAAGAATCCGATATGTACGAACACTCGGAATGTGTCTTGTACAAGAACTCGATTATTGGCGAATCGGGCAACTTTGAGAAGGCATTGGAGATATTGGATAAGGacgaaaatgaaatcaaagatAAGCTCTCTTTCATGGAATATCGTGCCAAGTACTTGGTTCTCTTGAATAGAAAAAAAGAAGCTTCCGTTATCTATCGTCAATTATTACAACGTAACCCAGACAATGTTGAATATTACATTCTATTAGAGACTGCATTGGGAACAAGCGGTCAGTCTCCTGATATTAGATTGAAGTTATACGAAAAACTCGCCAAGTTTTACCCTCGTTCGGACCCACCTAAGTTTCTACCATTAACATTCTTGCCTGCTTCTCATCCTAGCTTTGTAGTCAAGGCAaaggaatatattttgacTCAGTTGCAAAGAGGTGTCCCAGCTACCTTTGTTAACGTTAAACCTTTGTATAAGAACAAGGAAAAATTGGCTGTCATTCAAGAATTCGTTCTCGattttttccaaaatgAGGCACCAAAATTGATTCCAACCATTACGGTTTGGACCATGTACTTCTTGGCGCAgcattatttgtatttaaATGATTTGCTTTCGGCGGAAAAGTATATCGATCAAGCCTTGGTCCATTCTCCAACTTTGGTTGAATTATACATTGTTAAAGGCCGTGTTTTGAAGCACTTaagaagatttgaagaGGCCAGTGACGTTATGGAAGAAGGTCGTAAATTGGACTTACAAGATCGTTTTATCAACTCGAAAGCcaccaaatatttattaagaGCAAACAAAGTAGACGAAGCTATTAGCTGCATCTCATTATTCACCAAGCTTGATGAAGATGCTGTTAACGGTTGTAAAGATTTACATTTAATGCAAGTAAATTGGGTTTTAACTGAAAGCGCAGAAGCTTATTCTAGGTTATATCATCAATACGAAGCTCAATTAGCTAAGATCGATAAGTCAGATACTGACGAAGAAACGTTAGCTGCTGAATCAGAACTAATTGATAAgattgaattatataaagGTTTGGCTTTAAAGAGATATCGTGCAGTTATCAGGAtcttcaagatattttacGCAGATCAATTTGATTTCCATTCATATTGCTTAAGACGTGGTACTCCAAGAGACTATATTGAAACATTGAAGTGGGAAGATAATATTCACTCTACCCCTATTTATTCTAGAGTTCTCAAAGGTTTGTCACAGATTTACTTCGAATTGTACCAGCAACAGCAAGACCAGAAGCTTCAGAACGGTCAAGATTCTAATGAggatattaaattcaagaagaataacaagaagcagaagaaagCTAAGGCTcaaaatatgaagaaaaaagaagatcTCATTTCAAGAGTTGAATCTGAAAAGAATGATAGAGATCCATTAGGGTCGCAATTGCTTCATGAGTTGTTAACTGATAGCAATGGTAAGCTTTTAGACAACTTATTCGAAATGGTGAAACCCTTAACTGAAGAGGCTAAGAATAATAGATTAACGTGGGAATTGGCTTTCGATTTATACTGTAAAGAAGGCAAGTATATTTTAGCTATGCAAGCAattaagaatttgaataaaatcCTAGATCCCTATAATGAGAAGAAATTAAGACAAATTGGAGAAATGGTTGTGAATTTGTCTCATGCGTCTACAGTCGATTCAACTGCCAATGCAGCAATTGCAAAAGTGGTGGGAAAAGGGTTGAGCTCTGCATTCCCAGAATTCTCTGAATTGGATAAAGAAGGATTTTTAAAAGTATATAGTAACTAA
- a CDS encoding DEHA2E11440p (similar to uniprot|Q02820 Saccharomyces cerevisiae YJL205C NCEO1 involved in non-classical protein export pathway): MQYPYLISRALDPVFAVSIGVASYYLYEQRTGRPDGHHLNELVVRKYNSWVKPEK; this comes from the coding sequence ATGCAATATCCTTATTTAATATCGAGAGCGTTAGACCCAGTATTTGCTGTTAGCATCGGTGTTGcttcttattatttatatgaaCAACGAACAGGAAGACCAGATGGACACCATTTAAATGAGTTGGTGGTCAGGAAATACAATTCATGGGTTAAGCCAGAAAAATAG
- a CDS encoding DEHA2E11484p (some similarities with uniprot|P38166 Saccharomyces cerevisiae YBL102W SFT2 and highly similar to ca|CA2537|IPF20108 Candida albicans IPF20108) — MSFFKSFKKNQSNYSPLSQNDDGAPLPAPATNSNNSTPNSFKTRLGKLNPFRNNSVYLEDDENYVTSEPGYFELSRWDRMLIFGLTFAGSVSCYLICIFLFPILSLKPRKFALLWSLGSIFFLVSFGVLQGFKAYMQHLFSSTRIIFTIVFVTSIILTLVSCLSLRSTLLSIIFAVIQLISAIWYTVSYFPMGQQTLNLAGSVARSQVDGWIRS; from the coding sequence ATGAGTTTCTTTAAGTCATTCAAAAAGAATCAATCTAATTATTCGCCGTTGTCCCAAAATGATGATGGAGCCCCTTTACCAGCACCGGCAActaatagtaataattcCACTCCGAATTCATTTAAGACTAGATTAGGTAAACTTAATCCGTTTAGGAATAATTCTGTTTATCTtgaggatgatgaaaacTATGTTACTTCCGAACCTGGctattttgaattgtcTAGGTGGGATAGAATGTTGATCTTTGGATTAACATTTGCAGGCTCAGTGTCATGTTACTTGATTTgcatatttttatttccaattttatctttaaaACCAAGAAAGTTTGCATTATTATGGTCGTTAGGGtctattttcttcttggttAGTTTCGGGGTTCTACAGGGGTTTAAAGCGTACATGCAACATTTATTTCTGTCTACTAGAATAATTTTCACAATTGTATTTGTTACCAGTATCATATTAACCTTGGTAAGTTGTTTATCATTAAGAAGTACGTTACTTTCTATAATATTTGCGGTGATACAATTAATTAGTGCAATTTGGTATACTGTTAGTTATTTTCCTATGGGCCAGCAAACGTTGAATCTAGCTGGAAGCGTGGCTAGGAGCCAAGTTGACGGCTGGATAAGGTCGTAA
- a CDS encoding DEHA2E11396p (similar to ca|CA2530|IPF12782 Candida albicans IPF12782 unknown function), whose protein sequence is MYWRSDEWQEEIYPACEQLSLPEGLLISQNTSFGSQFISRSIFQQKCYKHSVPMLNTNNGLMLNKFAGLLPIAEQTWHDFTGNSSKGSFAYSVVPVLYSISISAVITWFLNIFVITNYTIKPSILLRASTTLSSIYLLITVIMAIIELHKQQKQGFLHGTKLFDCINSSLALNIIDLIVVFLLQINQVQIIMRIFSRQKDKRLTFFVGIFASITSQVLWAITRFHSFSDDSEAGDILPAFQYLVRIAMGVCYAALVSVFVLMKINYIIANKKIWLITLLTVILIYGPVAFFIADVSNAWVFELSEIFSVVTYDICVVIPWEWCNKYNSIMKAKEKEGVLGRKFYEDELYELDRFELFVDEEDEDHENNNNENDDESGNENDNERGNNDHNNRHGLSRNGENTHKGYRPVNFDGNDKGFGSIFETYRRTKETFLNITDHVIAKGLAIPRSASVFTGTPVSAHNDEVFRMDNLNHKRDDPADMTLENQEDHRNTNRNNTIRFASNSDIHRTNNSTAQNRRDVFVYSTREVIIDASDTET, encoded by the coding sequence ATGTACTGGAGATCAGACGAATGGCAAGAGGAAATTTATCCGGCTTGTGAACAGCTATCTCTTCCAGAAGGTCTATTGATATCGCAGAACACAAGTTTTGGGTCCCAATTCATTAGTCGAAGCATTTTTCAACAGAAATGTTATAAACATTCTGTTCCTATGCtaaatactaataatggATTGATGTTAAATAAGTTTGCAGGTCTTTTACCGATAGCTGAGCAAACATGGCATGATTTTACGGGCAATAGTTCTAAAGGATCGTTTGCGTACAGCGTGGTACCCGTTCTTTACTCGATATCGATTCTGGCGGTGATAACGTGGTTTTTGAACATATTTGTCATTACCAATTATACCATTAAGCCATCAATATTGTTGAGGGCTTCCACTACTTTGTCTTCtatatatttgttgataacTGTCATTATGGCGATCATTGAGCTTCATAAACAGCAGAAACAGGGGTTCTTGCATGGAACTAAGCTCTTTGATTGTATAAATTCAAGCTTGGCACTTAATATCATAGACCTTATAGTTGTGTTTTTGCTACAGATCAATCAAGTGCAGATCATTATGCGTATCTTTCTGAGGCAAAAAGATAAGCGGTTGACATTCTTTGTTGGAATATTTGCATCTATCACATCACAAGTTTTGTGGGCGATAACTCGATTCCATTCATTTTCCGACGATAGTGAAGCTGGTGACATCCTACCTGCGTTTCAATATCTAGTGAGGATTGCTATGGGTGTTTGCTACGCTGCTTTAGTTTCTGTGTTtgtattgatgaaaatcaattatataatagccaacaagaaaatatggCTTATAACATTACTAACagttatattaatttatggGCCTGTTGCGTTTTTCATAGCGGATGTTTCGAATGCTTGGGTTTTTGAGTTATCTGAAATTTTCTCGGTTGTTACATACGATATTTGTGTTGTAATACCTTGGGAATGGtgtaataaatacaatagCATAATGAAGgcaaaagaaaaggaaggTGTTCTaggaagaaaattttatgaaGACGAGTTATACGAGCTTGATAGGTTCGAGctatttgttgatgaagaagatgaagatcacgaaaataataataatgaaaatgacgaCGAAAGTGGCAATGAAAATGACAATGAAAGAGGAAATAATGATCACAATAATAGGCACGGACTCTCTCGAAATGGAGAAAATACTCATAAAGGGTACCGGCCTGTAAACTTCGATGGTAATGATAAAGGTTTCGGATCCATATTCGAAACGTATagaagaacaaaagaaacatttttaaatataacGGATCATGTCATTGCAAAAGGGTTGGCTATTCCTAGGTCAGCCAGTGTTTTCACAGGAACACCTGTTAGTGCACATAATGATGAAGTATTTCGTATGGATAATTTGAACCATAAACGTGATGATCCGGCGGATATGACTCTTGAGAATCAGGAGGACCATAGAAATACCAACCGCAATAACACTATTAGATTCGCTAGTAATAGTGACATACATAGAACCAACAATTCTACCGCGCAAAATAGGAGAGATGTATTTGTTTATTCAACAAGAGAGGTAATAATTGATGCATCCGATACTGAAACATAA
- a CDS encoding DEHA2E11528p (similar to ca|CA2539|IPF9188 Candida albicans IPF9188 unknown function), which translates to MNNSLDEFRKEECGQTKGISKGRTKVACEFCRRRKIKCNGVKPCSNCVNGGRENCTYPKRVEEKKTSTKNISNAKTVQSLYKRVASIESLLAKIASKFEETRNEGVGNSEGKEEEMNKGFGVSNGRRSEENGSFSSETSSVNETGRSSCTEAAKSTLTQCFKSYSIFCIFSKASISWMEQALGNKDEELVTLIRNMPMVFGDVLNSSTEMWLNANQGHQMSHTPIPDSPVVFQLLEAYYENIHFATYICDLSYIREIFVRYYNQSFESSDKLKFSELLIMNVSLALCLIDVQNHKDVDPEGLEADSFSEGHLYDLKTMFFNNAVFFYDKISVINEGIESVQAIFLLVLYMELSHISDFRIIYMLSSVAIRYAQEMGLHRCESFQDCPEKEVALRRRLWNFCHYSDIEFSYRCGKPPLINNYSVSTLTENDSYIFSVPMDPFMNTISNECMVSECQSKGLQAYYGYFFLILNRIRVRSYESLFSVKAQKDILCSKEKVFQTLQSINDDMFRMASMMEPEVRPTLHYDRRSDSRKNAKFQSLYDGECNIYKEHTLYLQLSFFSHLVTINRIPFLIDSYENDSVGFSLGNLGLDAARTVLKIILPLDKTSSSPSFFNGLLLHPFLSFSSLVIHCLSFPADSKTHNDCLLLIKASRKFFSHKSNSSAKEWANRRKHDSKATAADFIIRILLRLVVNVVSFESGRNYFAEDDGLAEHFEQCKLIYPELFNENADHILDENNQILKLTQFFDPLVYSFNDSCAKQNNDFVKSHSSKSNCPKTSNYRRSSLDNILNHSESCCGRP; encoded by the coding sequence ATGAATAATAGCTTGGATGAATTCAGGAAGGAAGAATGTGGTCAAACGAAAGGGATACTGAAAGGGAGAACTAAAGTTGCATGCGAGTTCtgtagaagaagaaaaattaagtGTAACGGAGTCAAACCATGCTCAAATTGTGTAAATGGTGGCAGAGAGAATTGCACGTATCCTAAGCGAgtagaagaaaagaagacatcaacaaaaaatatttccaaTGCAAAAACAGTGCAGCTGTTGTACAAACGGGTGGCTAGTATAGAGTCGTTGTTGGCGAAGATCGCCAGCAAATTTGAAGAGACGAGAAATGAAGGCGTGGGAAACAGTGAGGGAAAAGAGGAGGAGATGAATAAGGGATTTGGAGTATCAAATGGACGTAGGCTGGAAGAAAATGGGTCTTTTTCGTCGGAGACGAGTTCTGTGAATGAGACAGGACGGAGTTCGTGTACGGAAGCTGCGAAATCGACCTTAACCCAGTGTTTTAAATCGTACTCgatattttgcattttttCCAAGGCCAGCATCTCGTGGATGGAACAGGCATTAGGAAACAAGGATGAAGAGTTGGTTACGCTCATTAGAAACATGCCAATGGTGTTTGGCGATGTGTTAAATTCTCTGACGGAAATGTGGCTTAATGCCAACCAGGGCCACCAAATGAGTCACACTCCCATTCCAGATAGCCCAGTGGTCTTCCAGCTCTTGGAAGCATACTATGAAAATATCCATTTCGCCACATATATATGCGATTTATCGTATATTCGGGAGATATTCGTGAGATATTATAACCAAAGTTTTGAAAGTAGCGATAAACTTAAATTTTCCGAACTATTGATCATGAATGTTTCGCTAGCATTATGCCTTATTGATGTTCAAAATCACAAGGACGTAGACCCGGAAGGTTTGGAAGCAGATTCGTTTTCTGAAGGACATTTGTATGACCTTAAGACCatgtttttcaataatgccGTATTCTTCTACGACAAAATCCTGGTGATAAATGAAGGAATAGAATCAGTCCAAGCAATATTCTTGTTGGTGCTTTATATGGAGCTTAGTCACATTTCTGATTTccgaattatttatatgcTATCATCGGTGGCCATAAGATACGCACAGGAGATGGGATTACATCGATGTGAAAGCTTCCAAGATTGCCCTGAAAAAGAAGTAGCGTTGCGCAGACGGCTTTGGAACTTTTGTCATTATTCAGACATAGAATTCAGCTACAGGTGTGGCAAGCCACCGTTGATTAACAATTACAGTGTCTCCACCTTAACGGAGAATGATTCGTATATTTTTTCCGTGCCAATGGACCCGTTTATGAATACCATAAGCAATGAGTGCATGGTTAGTGAATGCCAGCTGAAAGGCCTTCAAGCTTACTATGGTTAtttttttctaatattaaatCGAATTAGGGTAAGAAGTTATGAGTCATTGTTCAGTGTTAAGGCCCAAAAAGATATCCTATGCAGCAAGGAAAAAGTCTTCCAGACATTGCAATCCATTAATGATGACATGTTTAGAATGGCTCTGATGATGGAACCTGAAGTGCGACCAACATTACATTATGATCGAAGGAGCGACTCACGCAAAAATGCAAAGTTTCAATCTTTATACGACGGTGAATGTAATATTTACAAGGAGCATACATTATATCTTCAGCTTTCATTCTTTTCACATTTAGTTACAATTAATCGGATCCCATTCTTGATTGATTCttatgaaaatgattctGTCGGATTTTCTCTTGGGAATTTAGGGTTGGATGCTGCAAGAACagtattgaaaataattctacCGCTAGATAaaacttcttcatcacCTTCCTTTTTTAATGGTTTATTACTTCATccatttttatcattttcatctttggTTATCCATTGTCTTAGTTTCCCTGCTGATTCTAAAACTCATAATGATTGccttttattaataaaggCATCTAGAAAATTCTTTTCTCacaaatcaaattctcTGGCCAAAGAATGGGCAAACAGAAGAAAACATGATCTGAAAGCTACTGCGGCAGACTTCATAATCAGAATTCTTTTGCGACTAGTGGTTAATGTTGTCAGTTTCGAAAGTGGTCGCAATTATTTTGCTGAAGATGATGGGCTAGCTGAACATTTTGAACAGTGTAAATTAATTTACCCAGAACTTTTTAATGAAAACGCAGATCACATATTAGATGAGAACAACCAAATACTTAAGCTTACACAATTTTTTGATCCTTTAGTTTATTCGTTTAACGATAGTTGTGCGAAGCAAAATAACGATTTTGTAAAATCACACTCATCTAAGCTGAATTGCCCTAAGACTCTGAATTATAGAAGATCGTCGTtggataatattttgaatcataGCGAATCATGTTGTGGCCGGCCATAA